A portion of the Magnetovibrio sp. genome contains these proteins:
- a CDS encoding peptidoglycan DD-metalloendopeptidase family protein, producing MFMGQVLCACLAAFVLFLAPSDAHAKQVKDRVKRDFRHADENGDGELSRAEWKRRGNFERLDRNGNGALSLDEVRAIYKDHDQRNYDWPPKDMAAIAEDIDPTIAQDRMNRDALDKETMCGIGRALKCDIEPQKNRGLIETGTGPRFPDNANCPGIDDYWAMDYASKRERQSFHGGIDLPVPWGTPVRAVADGSVVTLYTADNSKRGAEVVVRHSPAQTDLPMWTYSAYGHLDVLPDLKVGQKLKMGQIIGPTGNTGITAMGSKGDSQSSTRRPAIHLAMFYSATNTYSEVNDTIVPVDGYWLDPMAFYRQKEPFESHAVKALPESEKDVDIPILFDDGMTWPPDTKVIWPYTCKRN from the coding sequence ATGTTCATGGGCCAGGTTTTGTGCGCGTGTCTTGCGGCGTTCGTGCTGTTCCTTGCGCCGAGTGACGCTCACGCCAAACAAGTGAAAGACCGCGTCAAACGCGACTTCCGTCACGCCGATGAAAACGGTGACGGCGAACTAAGTCGCGCCGAATGGAAACGACGCGGCAATTTCGAACGCCTGGATCGAAACGGCAACGGCGCCCTGAGCCTCGATGAAGTACGCGCCATCTATAAAGACCATGATCAACGAAATTACGACTGGCCGCCCAAAGACATGGCCGCCATTGCCGAGGACATCGATCCCACCATCGCTCAAGACCGAATGAACCGCGATGCCCTGGACAAGGAAACCATGTGCGGGATCGGCCGTGCGCTCAAGTGCGACATTGAGCCCCAAAAAAACCGCGGCCTGATCGAAACCGGAACCGGTCCGCGCTTTCCCGATAACGCCAACTGCCCCGGCATCGACGACTACTGGGCCATGGATTACGCCTCCAAACGCGAAAGGCAAAGCTTTCACGGCGGCATAGACCTTCCGGTCCCTTGGGGTACGCCGGTGCGCGCCGTGGCGGACGGTTCGGTAGTCACCCTGTACACAGCCGACAATTCAAAGCGCGGCGCAGAAGTCGTGGTGCGCCACAGCCCCGCGCAAACGGACCTGCCCATGTGGACATACTCCGCTTATGGTCACCTTGACGTCCTTCCCGACCTAAAAGTCGGGCAAAAACTCAAGATGGGGCAAATCATCGGCCCGACGGGCAATACCGGCATAACGGCGATGGGCTCCAAGGGCGATAGCCAGTCGTCCACCCGCCGTCCGGCCATCCATCTGGCAATGTTTTACAGCGCCACCAACACCTACAGCGAAGTCAACGACACCATCGTCCCTGTGGACGGCTACTGGTTGGACCCGATGGCGTTTTACCGCCAGAAGGAACCGTTCGAATCCCACGCCGTGAAAGCCCTGCCGGAATCCGAAAAG
- a CDS encoding PQQ-binding-like beta-propeller repeat protein: MTLHSNTLSQISRTFMRTAVLSLGGVAMLTAAIQAQAAGRDPSEMKRAVDEPAKVLGEWQTGNEQLRPFTCTTDRIYLSGDTTAELWDTNGKQIWQTKLPVPSHFRPRVGDGVMVVAGRKGLATINAETGETLWTYTVSEKEQLSVPLVAAGKVIVGQDSWLKAFDAKSGEELWEFEIVVPRQIAYPPIAYDDKWVLMGPGDGNLYAIDIEDGSLVWKNNTGKRNWQYLRQLYVAKDTNGQDILVAGGYKDDVYGIKIENGEPLWRFYGGNFINSHMVVDDQTYFWSPTGWLYSLNVTNGNMRWRHLTDDHRASSGYKKWGHFMAELVADDKVVYALDMRDTLHILDRTNGDELKSYELPFNARFFTCTTGDNKTVFVGSTDGEIIKLGVDF; encoded by the coding sequence ATGACCTTACACTCGAACACCCTCAGCCAAATCTCGCGCACCTTCATGCGCACGGCCGTACTGTCGCTTGGCGGCGTCGCGATGTTGACGGCCGCGATCCAAGCCCAAGCCGCGGGACGCGATCCCAGCGAAATGAAACGCGCCGTCGATGAGCCCGCCAAGGTCCTCGGCGAATGGCAGACCGGCAACGAACAGCTGCGCCCGTTCACCTGCACGACGGACCGCATCTATTTATCGGGCGACACCACCGCGGAACTGTGGGACACCAACGGCAAGCAGATATGGCAGACCAAACTGCCGGTTCCCAGCCATTTTCGCCCCCGCGTCGGCGACGGGGTGATGGTCGTGGCCGGACGCAAGGGTTTGGCGACGATCAACGCAGAAACCGGTGAAACGCTTTGGACGTATACGGTCAGCGAAAAAGAACAGCTCAGTGTCCCGCTGGTCGCCGCTGGTAAGGTGATCGTCGGCCAAGACAGCTGGCTCAAGGCCTTCGATGCCAAGAGCGGCGAAGAGCTGTGGGAATTCGAAATCGTTGTGCCGCGCCAGATCGCCTACCCACCCATCGCTTATGATGACAAATGGGTGCTGATGGGCCCCGGCGACGGCAATCTTTACGCCATCGACATCGAAGATGGTTCGTTGGTATGGAAGAACAACACCGGCAAACGCAACTGGCAGTACCTTCGCCAACTTTACGTCGCCAAGGACACCAACGGCCAAGATATCTTGGTCGCGGGCGGCTACAAGGACGACGTTTACGGTATCAAAATCGAAAACGGCGAACCGCTGTGGCGCTTTTATGGCGGCAATTTCATCAACAGCCACATGGTCGTCGATGATCAAACCTATTTCTGGTCGCCCACCGGCTGGCTGTACTCGCTGAACGTAACCAACGGCAACATGCGCTGGCGGCACCTCACCGACGATCACCGTGCGTCGTCCGGCTACAAAAAATGGGGTCACTTCATGGCCGAGTTGGTAGCCGACGACAAAGTCGTTTACGCCTTGGACATGCGCGACACCCTACATATCCTCGACCGCACCAACGGCGACGAACTGAAATCTTACGAACTGCCGTTCAACGCACGCTTTTTCACCTGCACCACCGGCGACAACAAAACCGTATTCGTCGGCTCCACGGATGGCGAGATCATCAAGCTGGGCGTGGACTTCTAG
- a CDS encoding CopD family protein, whose protein sequence is MDLIEILFPIASTAHTLAAVIWVGGMFFAHMALRPSLMEEQPPTRLRVWSNVFPRFFAWVWLSVVILPATGYAMVFVDFGSFAAAGHHVTLMHGVGWVMVILYAVLFFRPFSKFKAEVAAENWPAAAAHLAVIRRIVTINLILGLLVIVAGVSGRFWG, encoded by the coding sequence ATGGACCTGATCGAAATTCTGTTTCCCATCGCCAGCACCGCCCACACCCTAGCCGCTGTGATCTGGGTGGGGGGCATGTTTTTCGCTCATATGGCCCTGCGTCCGTCCTTGATGGAAGAACAGCCCCCCACCCGTCTGCGGGTGTGGAGCAACGTGTTTCCACGCTTTTTCGCCTGGGTATGGCTGAGCGTGGTGATCCTGCCCGCCACCGGTTACGCCATGGTGTTCGTCGACTTCGGCAGCTTCGCCGCGGCCGGCCACCACGTCACGCTGATGCACGGCGTTGGCTGGGTGATGGTGATCCTCTATGCGGTCTTGTTCTTCCGCCCGTTTTCTAAATTCAAAGCCGAAGTCGCCGCCGAAAATTGGCCCGCCGCAGCCGCGCATCTCGCTGTGATCCGTCGCATCGTCACCATCAACTTGATTTTAGGTCTGCTGGTGATTGTTGCTGGGGTTTCGGGACGTTTTTGGGGATAG
- a CDS encoding D-amino acid dehydrogenase, whose translation MKVVVLGAGVIGVTSAYELACDGHEVIVVEQREGVALETSFANGGQLSADHGEPLAAPGVIEKAIKWLGKYDAPLLYRLRLDPALWSWTLRFLSNSSGPKFWRNAARVLRLTLYSRQRMAETLKRETIAFDHLSTGIVSIYQDAREFDRSLEDARTMKELGAERRSLDRRGCIELEPALAHSTLLIAGGIFTPLDESGDCFEFTKSLAERCTKRGVDFRFNTTVKGFNREGWRITSVETDRGTITGDVFVMALGSYSPLLLKGLDLKLPIYPAKGYSVTMPVIDDAMAPKCSVTSQSHKLVFSRLGNKLRVAGMLEFNGYDTHLDDRRANIVLKNAVQVFPRAVEEDHAVLWTGLRPMTPDGSPVLGRAKQENLILNTGHGMLGWTMAMGSARITADLVAGHAPHIDMDGLGWERFS comes from the coding sequence ATGAAAGTCGTTGTCCTTGGCGCAGGTGTCATCGGCGTAACCAGCGCATACGAATTGGCCTGCGACGGCCATGAAGTCATCGTCGTCGAACAACGCGAAGGCGTTGCCTTGGAAACCAGTTTCGCCAACGGCGGGCAATTGTCCGCCGACCACGGCGAACCACTGGCCGCCCCTGGCGTGATCGAAAAAGCCATCAAGTGGCTGGGCAAATACGATGCGCCGCTGCTGTATCGTTTGCGCCTGGACCCGGCGTTATGGTCGTGGACCTTGCGGTTCCTGTCCAACAGTTCGGGACCGAAATTCTGGCGCAACGCGGCACGGGTGCTGCGCTTGACGCTGTATTCACGCCAGCGCATGGCCGAAACGCTCAAACGCGAAACCATCGCCTTCGACCATCTGAGCACCGGCATCGTCAGCATCTACCAAGACGCCCGCGAATTCGACCGGAGCCTGGAAGACGCCCGAACCATGAAAGAGCTGGGTGCCGAGCGGCGTTCATTAGACCGCCGCGGCTGCATCGAACTCGAGCCCGCCCTTGCCCATAGCACGCTGTTGATTGCCGGCGGAATATTTACTCCGCTGGATGAAAGCGGCGATTGTTTCGAATTCACCAAGTCCCTAGCGGAACGCTGTACCAAACGCGGCGTCGATTTCAGGTTCAACACCACCGTCAAAGGCTTTAACCGCGAAGGCTGGCGCATCACCTCCGTCGAAACCGACCGCGGCACCATTACCGGCGACGTGTTCGTGATGGCGCTGGGCAGCTACAGCCCGCTGTTGCTCAAAGGCCTAGACCTGAAACTGCCGATTTACCCCGCCAAAGGCTATTCGGTGACGATGCCGGTGATCGACGACGCCATGGCGCCGAAATGTTCCGTGACCAGTCAAAGCCACAAGCTGGTGTTCAGCCGCCTAGGCAACAAGCTGCGCGTCGCGGGCATGTTGGAATTCAACGGCTACGACACCCACCTCGACGACCGCCGCGCCAACATTGTGCTAAAAAATGCCGTCCAGGTGTTTCCCCGCGCGGTCGAGGAAGATCATGCCGTGTTGTGGACCGGCTTGCGCCCGATGACGCCGGACGGCTCGCCGGTGCTGGGCCGCGCCAAACAGGAAAACCTCATCCTCAACACCGGACACGGCATGCTGGGTTGGACCATGGCCATGGGCTCGGCGCGCATCACCGCCGACTTGGTTGCCGGTCACGCGCCGCACATCGACATGGACGGCTTGGGCTGGGAACGTTTTTCTTAA